From the genome of Castor canadensis chromosome 4, mCasCan1.hap1v2, whole genome shotgun sequence, one region includes:
- the Gpr17 gene encoding uracil nucleotide/cysteinyl leukotriene receptor, translating to MNGLEVVSPSLTDNSSAAAEQCGQETPLENMLFACFYLLDFILAFVGNALALWLFIRDRKSGTPANVFLMHLAVADLSCVLVLPTRLVYHFSGNHWPFGEIPCRLTGFLFYLNMYASIYFLTCISADRFLAIVHPVKSLKLRRPLYAHLACAFLWVVVALAMAPLLVSTQTVQTNHTVVCLQLYREKASHRALASLAVAFTFPFVTTVTCYLLIIRSLRQGPRVEKRLKNKAVRMIAMVLAIFLVCFVPYHVHRSVYVLHYRGGGTSCTAQRVLALGNRITSCLTSLNGALDPVMYFFVAEKFRHALCNLLCGKRLTGPPPSFEGKTNESSLSARSEL from the coding sequence ATGAATGGCCTCGAGGTGGTCTCCCCAAGTCTAACTGACAACTCTTCTGCGGCTGCTGAGCAATGTGGGCAGGAGACACCGCTGGAGAACATGCTGTTTGCCTGCTTCTACCTCCTGGATTTCATCCTGGCTTTTGTGGGCAATGCCCTGGCCCTGTGGCTTTTCATCCGGGACCGCAAGTCAGGCACCCCAGCCAATGTGTTCCTGATGCACCTGGCTGTGGCTGACTTGTCCTGTGTGCTGGTCCTGCCCACCCGCCTCGTCTACCACTTCTCTGGGAACCACTGGCCATTTGGGGAAATCCCATGCCGACTCACCGGCTTCCTGTTCTACCTCAACATGTATGCCAGCATCTACTTCCTCACCTGCATCAGCGCTGACCGCTTCCTGGCCATTGTGCACCCAGTCAAGTCCCTTAAGCTGCGCAGGCCTCTCTATGCCCACCTGGCCTGTGCCTTCCTGTGGGTGGTGGTGGCTTTGGCCATGGCCCCGCTGCTGGTGAGCACTCAGACGGTGCAGACCAACCACACGGTGGTCTGCCTGCAGCTATACCGGGAGAAGGCCTCCCACCGCGCCCTCGCCTCCCTGGCTGTGGCCTTCACCTTCCCTTTTGTCACTACGGTCACCTGCTACCTGCTAATCATCCGCAGCCTGCGGCAGGGCCCCCGTGTGGAGAAGCGGCTCAAGAACAAAGCTGTCCGCATGATCGCCATGGTGCTGGCTATCTTCCTGGTCTGTTTCGTGCCCTACCACGTCCACCGCTCTGTCTACGTGCTACACTACCGCGGTGGCGGGACCTCCTGCACCGCCCAGCGTGTCCTGGCCCTAGGGAACCGAATCACCTCCTGCCTCACCAGCCTCAACGGGGCCCTCGACCCTGTCATGTACTTCTTCGTGGCTGAGAAGTTCCGCCACGCCTTGTGCAACTTGCTCTGTGGCAAGAGGCTCACAGGCCCACCCCCCAGCTTCGAAGGGAAGACCAACGAGAGCTCACTGAGCGCCAGGTCAGAGCTGTGA
- the Lims2 gene encoding LIM and senescent cell antigen-like-containing domain protein 2 isoform X5, translating into MTGRHLCRPCHNREKAKGLGKYICQRCHLVIDEQPLMFRNDAYHPDHFNCSHCGKELTAEARELKGELYCLPCHDKMGVPICGACRRPIEGRVVNALGKRWHVEHFVCAKCEKPFLGHRHYEKKGLAYCETHYNQLFGDVCYNCSHVIEGDVVSALNKAWCVNCFSCSTCNSKLTLKNKFVEFDMKPVCKRCYERFPLELKKRLKKLSDLTSRKAQPKSVDVNAA; encoded by the exons ACACCTCTGTCGGCCTTGCCACAACCGGGAGAAGGCCAAGGGCCTGGGTAAGTACATCTGTCAGCGGTGCCACCTGGTCATTGATGAGCAGCCCCTCATGTTCAGGAATGATGCCTACCACCCGGACCACTTCAACTGCTCCCACTGTGG GAAGGAGCTGACTGCCGAAGCCCGAGAGCTGAAGGGTGAGCTCTACTGCCTGCCTTGCCATGACAAGATGGGCGTCCCCATCTGTGGGGCCTGCCGCCGACCCATTGAGGGTCGTGTGGTCAATGCACTGGGCAAGCGGTGGCATGTGGAG cACTTTGTCTGTGCCAAGTGCGAGAAGCCCTTCCTGGGACACCGGCATTATGAGAAAAAGGGCCTGGCCTACTGTGAGACCCACTACAACCAG CTCTTTGGGGATGTCTGCTACAACTGCAGTCATGTGATCGAGGGTGATG TGGTGTCAGCCCTCAACAAGGCCTGGTGTGTGAACTGCTTCTCCTGTTCCACCTGCAACAGCAAGCTCACCTTAAA GAACAAGTTTGTGGAGTTCGATATGAAGCCTGTGTGTAAGAGATGCTACGAGAGGTTCCCACTGGAGCTAAAGAAACGACTGAAGAAGTTGTCTGACCTGACTTCCCGCAAGGCGCAGCCTAAGTCTGTGGATGTCAACGCTGCCTGA
- the Lims2 gene encoding LIM and senescent cell antigen-like-containing domain protein 2 isoform X3 → MFRNDAYHPDHFNCSHCGKELTAEARELKGELYCLPCHDKMGVPICGACRRPIEGRVVNALGKRWHVEHFVCAKCEKPFLGHRHYEKKGLAYCETHYNQLFGDVCYNCSHVIEGDVVSALNKAWCVNCFSCSTCNSKLTLKNKFVEFDMKPVCKRCYERFPLELKKRLKKLSDLTSRKAQPKSVDVNAA, encoded by the exons ATGTTCAGGAATGATGCCTACCACCCGGACCACTTCAACTGCTCCCACTGTGG GAAGGAGCTGACTGCCGAAGCCCGAGAGCTGAAGGGTGAGCTCTACTGCCTGCCTTGCCATGACAAGATGGGCGTCCCCATCTGTGGGGCCTGCCGCCGACCCATTGAGGGTCGTGTGGTCAATGCACTGGGCAAGCGGTGGCATGTGGAG cACTTTGTCTGTGCCAAGTGCGAGAAGCCCTTCCTGGGACACCGGCATTATGAGAAAAAGGGCCTGGCCTACTGTGAGACCCACTACAACCAG CTCTTTGGGGATGTCTGCTACAACTGCAGTCATGTGATCGAGGGTGATG TGGTGTCAGCCCTCAACAAGGCCTGGTGTGTGAACTGCTTCTCCTGTTCCACCTGCAACAGCAAGCTCACCTTAAA GAACAAGTTTGTGGAGTTCGATATGAAGCCTGTGTGTAAGAGATGCTACGAGAGGTTCCCACTGGAGCTAAAGAAACGACTGAAGAAGTTGTCTGACCTGACTTCCCGCAAGGCGCAGCCTAAGTCTGTGGATGTCAACGCTGCCTGA